The following proteins come from a genomic window of Methanomassiliicoccales archaeon:
- the cgi121 gene encoding KEOPS complex subunit Cgi121, with the protein MKEIAVIGARGNIKDPNTVITYLQSLKDGIGIPLNADLVCGKDHLVSSVYHAMRSFERQENVSGNLATEILLYASGEKQISHALEKMGIKAGYERIAIVLIGCVDIDEVLSTLELQRDDSLLEFSVEKLRAFGIDERDIISLEPSELEDLILEQVAFVDLIKG; encoded by the coding sequence GTGAAAGAGATCGCTGTGATTGGCGCGAGGGGTAATATCAAAGATCCCAATACAGTTATTACATATCTGCAAAGCCTTAAAGATGGTATAGGAATTCCGTTGAACGCAGATCTTGTTTGTGGGAAAGATCATTTAGTCTCTTCAGTTTACCATGCCATGAGGTCTTTTGAGCGTCAGGAAAATGTATCTGGCAATCTAGCAACAGAAATCCTGTTGTACGCTTCTGGGGAAAAACAGATTTCGCATGCTTTGGAAAAAATGGGAATCAAAGCAGGCTATGAAAGGATCGCAATTGTCCTTATCGGCTGTGTTGACATAGATGAAGTTTTAAGCACTCTCGAACTTCAACGCGATGACTCTCTCCTCGAATTCTCCGTTGAGAAATTAAGGGCATTCGGCATTGATGAACGCGATATAATATCCCTAGAGCCTTCAGAACTAGAAGATCTAATTTTAGAACAAGTGGCGTTCGTGGATCTCATCAAAGGATGA
- a CDS encoding DEAD/DEAH box helicase yields MGIEKIEIDTRVVDILRKEGISTLYPPQEQAIPYALRGDNIVLAVPTASGKSLVAYLAALKHVIEKRGKVLYIVPLRALASEKYEDLKKFEELGIKVEMSIGDFDTPDPELEKFDIIVATSEKADSLLRHRSKWLDRISLVVADEIHLIHDPERGPTLEITLTKFRKFNPSIQLIALSATIKNSKEIAEWLDAVHIASNWRPVPLKEGVLCNNVIHFTDNSTREIADRGDVVWSLICDSILSGGQCLIFVNTRKSAESMAIRYAPRMREILKDSLEIEELEFVIEEDEATSVAKRLRNCMKKGIAFHHAGLTNEQRRLVEKNFKMGTIKCIIATPTLAAGINLPARMVIIKDVHRYESDIGFVSIPVLEIKQMCGRAGRPRYDSFGEAILIARNEDEKSLLMESYLLNEPEEIFSKLGNETVLRSHILSTIATGLANSKDALFDFFDMTFYAHQTTINTLEDAIENILDFLTKEGMIRENGELLPTFFGRRVSDLYIDPLSAVRMRDAIRAFKQGASDFGLIHAICATPDMRHMYLRRGEYEALEEVYHLRKKELLLPAPDDLAEYEFFLSELKTTCALEEWIDEVSEEDILEKYNMGPGDLRSKVELAEWLLYSMREIANIFNKDAYPALNDLVMRVRYGVRKELLDLVVLRGVGRIRARMLYNSGFKALDDLRNADLGKLARVPRIGESLARSIKEQLESIKMPDTHISKGAESRSINTGQECQKRLTDF; encoded by the coding sequence ATGGGAATCGAAAAAATTGAGATAGATACTCGTGTCGTTGACATCTTAAGAAAAGAAGGTATCAGCACACTTTATCCGCCGCAGGAGCAGGCCATACCTTACGCGCTCAGGGGCGATAATATTGTTCTAGCAGTTCCTACTGCCAGTGGCAAATCTCTGGTGGCATACTTGGCAGCACTGAAGCATGTAATAGAAAAGAGGGGGAAGGTGCTTTACATAGTACCTTTGCGAGCGCTGGCCTCAGAGAAATATGAGGATTTGAAGAAGTTCGAGGAATTAGGAATCAAGGTGGAAATGTCGATAGGGGACTTCGATACGCCCGATCCAGAACTCGAGAAATTCGACATCATTGTTGCAACATCTGAAAAAGCAGACTCTCTGCTTCGCCATAGAAGCAAGTGGCTCGACAGAATTTCGCTTGTCGTCGCTGATGAGATTCACCTGATACACGACCCTGAAAGGGGACCTACACTCGAAATCACGCTAACCAAATTTAGAAAATTCAATCCATCAATCCAACTCATTGCTCTTTCTGCAACAATAAAAAATTCAAAGGAAATCGCTGAGTGGCTTGACGCAGTTCATATCGCGAGCAATTGGAGGCCAGTACCTTTAAAGGAGGGTGTGTTGTGCAACAATGTTATTCATTTCACCGACAATTCAACGAGAGAAATTGCTGACAGAGGAGACGTCGTCTGGAGTCTCATCTGTGATTCCATCCTCTCAGGTGGGCAGTGCCTAATTTTCGTCAACACGAGAAAGTCCGCAGAATCCATGGCAATCCGATATGCACCCAGAATGAGGGAAATTCTGAAAGATTCTTTGGAGATAGAGGAACTAGAGTTTGTCATAGAAGAAGATGAGGCGACATCCGTAGCGAAACGCCTGAGAAATTGTATGAAGAAAGGGATTGCGTTCCACCATGCTGGTCTGACAAATGAGCAAAGAAGACTCGTTGAGAAGAACTTTAAGATGGGCACAATCAAGTGCATTATTGCTACGCCGACACTGGCGGCCGGGATTAACCTTCCTGCTAGGATGGTCATAATTAAGGACGTCCATCGATATGAATCAGACATAGGCTTTGTATCTATACCAGTACTCGAAATCAAGCAGATGTGTGGTCGTGCTGGGCGGCCGCGATATGATTCCTTTGGCGAGGCTATACTCATAGCCCGTAATGAAGATGAGAAATCGCTTCTAATGGAGAGTTATCTGCTTAATGAACCCGAAGAAATCTTTTCGAAGCTTGGGAACGAGACGGTTCTTCGTAGTCATATTTTGTCGACAATTGCCACTGGACTTGCAAACTCCAAGGATGCCCTATTCGATTTCTTTGACATGACTTTTTATGCGCACCAGACGACAATTAACACCCTGGAAGATGCGATCGAAAATATTCTTGATTTTCTCACAAAGGAAGGAATGATTAGAGAGAACGGCGAGCTCCTGCCGACTTTTTTCGGAAGACGTGTTTCTGATCTATATATCGACCCACTCTCAGCGGTAAGGATGAGAGACGCCATAAGGGCGTTCAAACAAGGAGCATCAGACTTTGGACTCATTCATGCCATATGCGCAACTCCAGATATGAGACATATGTATCTCCGCCGTGGAGAATACGAGGCACTCGAAGAGGTTTATCATCTAAGAAAGAAAGAGCTGCTGCTCCCTGCTCCGGATGACCTTGCCGAGTACGAGTTCTTTCTCTCTGAATTGAAAACTACCTGTGCACTGGAAGAGTGGATCGATGAGGTAAGCGAGGAAGACATATTGGAAAAGTATAATATGGGACCTGGAGACCTCAGAAGTAAGGTGGAACTTGCGGAGTGGCTTTTATACTCTATGAGAGAAATTGCAAACATTTTCAATAAAGATGCATACCCCGCACTTAATGATTTGGTGATGAGGGTCAGGTATGGCGTAAGAAAAGAGCTCCTCGATCTCGTTGTTTTGCGCGGTGTTGGAAGAATAAGGGCGAGGATGTTATATAACAGCGGATTCAAGGCTCTTGATGATTTGAGAAATGCCGACCTAGGAAAGCTTGCAAGAGTACCGCGCATAGGAGAATCACTTGCCCGCAGCATAAAAGAGCAATTGGAATCAATCAAGATGCCCGATACTCACATTTCAAAAGGCGCGGAATCTCGTTCAATTAACACCGGCCAGGAGTGCCAGAAAAGGCTCACTGACTTCTAA
- a CDS encoding DMT family transporter encodes MKMKRKALGVVAVLSAVLMWASSFPLLKFGILHVPPVTLAAIRYIIAALFMFVLAIVMRGFDHVMNSFLLSWKRLAVIGLVGFTLPNAALNLGLELTTAATSSVIQASGPAFTILLAVVILHERLTIRKWIGMVIALIGTILLVLSQGGNVNDDLVAGNILVLLSAVSYSLSGVISKRELAVNEPIIITCWGLITGSLMLCFAIPLEVHEPISISLDVAVLILYLGIFPGCLAFLFYYYILKDEELSSVSYFLYLIPLFSTLMAIPLLHESITLEMIFFGAVIVTGVAIAQYNPPGNRSVRNGNRKN; translated from the coding sequence ATGAAAATGAAAAGAAAAGCACTGGGGGTCGTCGCGGTGCTTTCCGCGGTCTTGATGTGGGCTTCATCATTTCCTCTGCTGAAATTCGGTATTCTTCATGTTCCGCCAGTCACTCTTGCGGCCATACGCTATATCATTGCAGCTCTTTTTATGTTCGTCCTTGCGATCGTGATGAGAGGGTTTGATCATGTTATGAATTCATTCTTACTCAGTTGGAAACGACTGGCCGTCATTGGACTCGTTGGCTTCACTTTGCCAAATGCTGCTCTGAACTTGGGCCTTGAGCTCACGACCGCTGCCACATCGTCGGTCATACAAGCCTCAGGTCCGGCATTTACAATTCTCTTAGCCGTTGTCATTCTTCACGAGAGACTAACGATACGTAAATGGATTGGTATGGTAATCGCACTTATCGGGACAATACTTCTTGTTCTCTCACAAGGAGGGAATGTGAACGACGATTTGGTGGCAGGTAACATACTTGTTCTTCTTTCTGCAGTTTCTTATTCGCTATCAGGGGTTATTTCGAAAAGGGAACTTGCCGTTAACGAGCCTATTATTATCACCTGTTGGGGACTCATTACTGGTTCGTTGATGCTCTGCTTCGCAATACCGCTCGAAGTGCATGAACCTATTTCGATATCACTGGATGTGGCAGTTCTGATCCTCTATTTAGGTATCTTTCCAGGCTGTTTGGCTTTTCTTTTCTACTACTATATCCTTAAAGACGAGGAGCTGAGCTCAGTTTCATATTTCCTGTATCTCATCCCTCTTTTCTCCACATTGATGGCAATTCCACTGCTTCACGAAAGTATTACCTTAGAAATGATATTCTTTGGAGCAGTTATTGTTACGGGTGTCGCGATTGCACAATACAATCCCCCAGGCAATAGGTCGGTGAGAAATGGGAATCGAAAAAATTGA
- the thrC gene encoding threonine synthase codes for MPYIIKCWDCDGKIEDPFADRCPRCGGLLDIEMDLSSLVGIDPYEIRRKPLGVWRYADFLPVSEERAISLKEGGTPLYDCRNIAKITGIHRIFVKYEGANPTGSFKDRGMTVGVTRATELGVKVVGCASTGNTSASLAAYAAKAGLDCVVILPAGKVAAGKLAQAVFFGAKVISIEGSFDDALRIAQELAREKEIYLLNSINPFRPEGQKTVAFEIIDQLDFQIPDRIFLPVGNAGNIWSVYKALIELRDVGLIDSIPKLVGVQASGAMPVVMAYREGRKDILPCDNPETVATAIRIGNPVSGRKALKAIYDTNGCAIEVTDEEILDAQKILGRLQGIGVEPASAASIAGLLKMAQEGEIDRDERVVCICTGNLLKDPDSVIRSFGPTSTVPANVESVRKVIRRAVI; via the coding sequence ATGCCATATATTATAAAGTGCTGGGATTGCGACGGGAAAATCGAAGATCCATTCGCGGATCGGTGTCCCAGGTGTGGAGGACTTCTTGATATAGAGATGGATTTATCGTCTCTGGTGGGAATCGATCCTTACGAAATTCGTCGCAAACCACTCGGCGTATGGAGGTATGCAGATTTTCTCCCAGTTAGTGAGGAAAGGGCCATTTCGTTGAAAGAGGGAGGTACCCCCCTCTATGATTGCAGAAACATCGCCAAGATCACAGGTATTCATCGCATATTTGTCAAATACGAGGGTGCCAATCCTACTGGCTCGTTCAAGGACAGAGGTATGACCGTTGGTGTCACTAGGGCCACTGAGCTAGGTGTAAAGGTTGTCGGCTGTGCTTCGACGGGCAACACTTCTGCCTCGCTAGCTGCCTATGCTGCAAAAGCCGGACTCGACTGCGTTGTGATTTTGCCCGCTGGTAAGGTAGCAGCTGGTAAGCTGGCTCAGGCGGTGTTTTTCGGTGCAAAGGTCATTTCGATAGAAGGTAGCTTTGATGACGCTCTTAGGATAGCTCAGGAATTGGCAAGAGAAAAAGAAATATACCTTCTTAATTCAATAAATCCCTTTAGGCCTGAAGGCCAGAAAACAGTCGCTTTTGAGATTATAGACCAGCTTGACTTTCAGATTCCAGATCGAATTTTCTTGCCGGTTGGGAATGCTGGAAACATCTGGTCGGTCTACAAGGCGTTAATAGAATTAAGGGATGTTGGTTTAATCGACAGTATTCCAAAGCTTGTAGGTGTTCAGGCTTCCGGGGCAATGCCAGTCGTTATGGCGTATCGTGAGGGACGGAAGGACATTCTGCCATGTGATAATCCAGAAACCGTTGCCACCGCCATCAGAATCGGCAATCCTGTTAGTGGCAGGAAGGCGCTAAAAGCGATTTATGATACCAATGGGTGTGCAATTGAAGTGACCGATGAAGAAATTCTTGACGCACAAAAAATTCTAGGTCGTTTGCAAGGGATTGGCGTTGAACCCGCCAGTGCAGCATCGATTGCCGGTCTTCTCAAAATGGCTCAGGAAGGAGAAATCGATAGAGACGAGCGGGTTGTATGCATTTGTACCGGCAATCTGCTCAAAGACCCTGATTCAGTCATAAGATCGTTTGGTCCCACATCTACGGTTCCAGCAAATGTGGAGTCTGTAAGGAAAGTGATTCGGAGAGCTGTGATCTGA
- a CDS encoding ATPase domain-containing protein, with amino-acid sequence MNTSENEIRYRTYIQGFDENIGGGIPKGHVVLVAGETGSMKSSIAYYILFMNAENDGISGLYISLEQSKKSILRQMEKMGFCGETKGLIEILDMGEIRKRAEGPNWFDTFRFAINETKRRLNYELLVIDSLGALEIISNFTRPREDMFRLFEWLRSLDITSLIISEMPSGQFSYYAPHEADFLADGIIHLRMSEGKSNEVTRQIRCVKMREVDHATSFFTLLKKEKYFLVTRALIDF; translated from the coding sequence ATGAATACCTCCGAAAATGAGATCAGGTACAGAACCTACATTCAAGGATTCGACGAGAACATTGGTGGCGGCATCCCAAAGGGTCACGTTGTTCTCGTTGCTGGAGAAACTGGCTCTATGAAATCTTCCATTGCATACTACATTCTTTTCATGAATGCAGAAAATGATGGTATCAGTGGTCTCTACATCTCACTTGAACAAAGCAAGAAAAGCATTTTGAGGCAGATGGAAAAGATGGGGTTCTGTGGTGAGACGAAAGGACTTATCGAAATCCTTGATATGGGTGAAATTCGCAAAAGGGCAGAGGGACCAAATTGGTTCGATACTTTTAGATTCGCAATCAACGAAACAAAACGCCGGTTAAACTATGAGTTACTCGTTATCGATTCTCTTGGCGCCCTCGAAATCATATCAAATTTCACGAGACCAAGAGAAGATATGTTTAGGCTTTTTGAGTGGTTGAGGTCGCTTGATATCACATCGCTTATCATTTCTGAAATGCCTTCGGGACAGTTTTCGTATTATGCCCCACATGAAGCCGACTTTCTTGCTGACGGTATCATACACTTGAGGATGAGTGAAGGGAAGTCAAACGAGGTGACGAGGCAGATCAGGTGTGTTAAAATGAGGGAAGTGGATCACGCTACTAGTTTCTTTACTTTGCTGAAAAAAGAAAAATATTTCCTTGTTACCCGAGCTTTGATCGATTTTTAG
- a CDS encoding anion transporter — MSALPQVSIPVIILFVVFALIAVRQVGRFRLKIWQIMAFGAIGVLVTGQISPIDAIFAIDLDVMLFLFGMFVVGEALIQSGYLFYLGHKIFRTAKNTDQLVLMVLFVIGLLSAFLMNDTLAIIGTPLVLQFAAKFKISPKLMLLALAFAVTTGSVMSPIGNPQNLLIAINGKIENPFITFFTYLGIPTLINIFLCYLVLKFFYRKEFEREISNNDVISITDPRLATACKISIILIILLVMLRIGLSILGMGEEFRLTYIAIIASLPILIAGDKRIQILKNIDWHTLIFFASMFILMESVWDSEFFQSLIAQSNYDFSSLYGILIISVILSQLISNVPFVALYLPLLVEAGISEQGLMALAAGSTIAGNLLILGAASNVIIIQNAEKRGETVGFLEFAKVGIPLTAINMAVYWLFLNIL; from the coding sequence ATGAGCGCTCTGCCTCAAGTAAGCATTCCAGTAATCATTCTTTTTGTCGTCTTCGCATTGATCGCAGTTCGTCAGGTAGGCCGCTTTCGCCTGAAGATCTGGCAAATTATGGCATTTGGTGCAATAGGTGTACTGGTAACAGGCCAGATTAGTCCAATTGATGCGATCTTCGCTATCGACCTCGATGTGATGTTATTCCTTTTTGGAATGTTCGTTGTTGGAGAAGCGCTAATTCAAAGCGGTTATTTATTCTACCTTGGTCATAAAATATTTAGAACTGCAAAAAACACCGACCAACTTGTCTTGATGGTTTTATTCGTAATTGGTCTTCTGTCGGCATTTCTCATGAACGATACCCTCGCAATCATCGGAACACCACTTGTTTTGCAGTTTGCTGCCAAATTCAAGATTTCTCCAAAGCTGATGCTTCTCGCGCTGGCCTTTGCGGTTACCACAGGTAGCGTCATGAGTCCTATTGGAAATCCCCAGAATCTTCTTATTGCGATCAACGGGAAAATCGAAAATCCGTTCATCACCTTTTTCACATACTTGGGTATACCTACGCTGATCAATATTTTTCTCTGTTATCTGGTACTAAAGTTTTTCTACCGAAAAGAATTTGAAAGAGAAATTTCGAATAATGATGTTATATCGATAACAGATCCTAGGTTGGCTACGGCCTGCAAAATCTCGATCATTCTCATAATATTGCTGGTGATGCTAAGAATCGGATTGTCAATCCTAGGTATGGGTGAGGAGTTTAGACTGACTTATATCGCCATCATCGCGTCACTTCCCATACTCATTGCAGGTGATAAGAGAATTCAAATATTGAAGAATATTGACTGGCATACGCTCATTTTCTTTGCATCGATGTTCATACTTATGGAAAGCGTATGGGATTCGGAATTCTTTCAGTCCCTTATCGCCCAATCGAATTATGATTTTTCATCTTTGTATGGAATCTTGATTATCAGTGTTATTCTAAGCCAACTAATATCAAATGTGCCGTTTGTAGCGCTGTATCTTCCATTGTTAGTAGAAGCAGGCATCTCTGAGCAAGGATTAATGGCTCTGGCAGCGGGAAGTACGATCGCTGGAAATCTGCTAATATTGGGCGCTGCAAGTAATGTGATCATCATTCAGAATGCGGAGAAGAGGGGGGAAACTGTTGGATTCTTGGAATTTGCGAAGGTAGGAATTCCATTGACAGCAATTAATATGGCAGTGTATTGGTTATTCCTCAACATTCTATGA
- a CDS encoding homoserine kinase, whose protein sequence is MHEMNVVVVSPATLSNMGPGFDVFGLALSEPYDTIEARKIKEKDVIIKSITGIGGNRITFDPLKNSASIAASEVLRAGNADFGLELTIRKGIRPGSGIGSSGASAAGGAFVANLFLENPLPPPKLIECAARAEEVTSGGFHADNVAPAILGGFTVIASYAPLIVERVEPSINIGIVVSMPDVFVSTKDARSILPEKIELKKMVHHVSHACGLVLGMISGDMNLIGCSATDVVVEPARAHLIPYLSEVKLAAVRSGASAAFLSGSGPAVAAIYDLRRCDGNDIAKAMKEVYMDNGIRCDTWVTKPGSGCRRIG, encoded by the coding sequence ATGCATGAAATGAATGTAGTGGTGGTTTCGCCTGCGACACTTTCGAACATGGGTCCAGGATTCGATGTATTCGGTTTAGCTCTCAGCGAACCGTATGATACAATTGAAGCCCGAAAAATCAAGGAAAAAGATGTTATCATCAAATCAATTACTGGTATTGGCGGAAATCGTATTACGTTCGACCCCTTAAAAAACTCTGCTAGCATCGCAGCCAGTGAAGTGCTTAGAGCTGGAAATGCGGATTTCGGACTTGAACTGACCATAAGAAAGGGGATAAGGCCTGGTAGCGGTATCGGCTCGTCAGGAGCATCGGCTGCGGGAGGAGCATTTGTTGCAAATCTCTTCTTGGAAAATCCTCTGCCACCACCCAAACTCATCGAATGTGCTGCAAGAGCTGAAGAAGTAACTTCCGGAGGCTTTCATGCAGACAACGTTGCTCCTGCAATACTAGGTGGTTTCACTGTGATTGCTTCATATGCTCCTTTAATTGTGGAAAGAGTTGAGCCCAGCATCAATATCGGCATCGTAGTTTCCATGCCAGATGTATTCGTTTCAACCAAGGATGCTAGAAGCATACTTCCCGAAAAGATTGAGCTGAAAAAAATGGTGCATCATGTCAGCCATGCATGTGGCCTTGTACTTGGAATGATCAGTGGGGATATGAATCTAATCGGTTGCAGTGCAACGGATGTTGTTGTAGAGCCAGCGAGGGCACATCTTATCCCCTACCTGAGTGAGGTCAAGCTTGCAGCGGTCCGTAGCGGTGCAAGTGCCGCATTTCTCAGCGGCTCAGGACCCGCTGTCGCCGCAATCTATGACCTGCGCCGATGTGATGGCAATGATATTGCAAAAGCTATGAAAGAGGTGTACATGGATAATGGTATCAGGTGTGATACATGGGTTACTAAGCCAGGTTCGGGATGCAGGAGGATAGGGTGA